From Parambassis ranga chromosome 9, fParRan2.1, whole genome shotgun sequence, the proteins below share one genomic window:
- the LOC114441995 gene encoding eukaryotic translation initiation factor 4E-binding protein 1-like, with the protein MSTDCQKTTAKAIPSSRRVTISDAAHMPHDYSTTPGGTLFSTTPGGTRIIYDRKFLLECRSSPVAKTPPRGLPNIPGVTSPPSKDTSEKTHNGEPLNNNTINAPGSSNTGEDAQFEMDI; encoded by the exons ATGTCCACTGACTGTCAGAAGACAACTGCCAAGGCCATCCCGTCGAGCAGGAGGGTGACCATCTCCGACGCGGCGCACATGCCCCATGACTACTCCACTACTCCCGGAGGGACACTGTTCAGCACCACCCCGGGTG GTACCAGGATCATCTACGACCGAAAGTTCCTGCTCGAGTGTCGCAGTTCTCCGGTGGCCAAGACCCCTCCGCGAGGTCTGCCCAACATTCCAGGGGTGACAAGTCCTCCCAGCAAAGACACCAGTGAGAAAACCCATAATGGAGAACCACTGAACAACAACACCATCAATGCACCTGGAAGTAGCAATACTG